In one Alnus glutinosa chromosome 14, dhAlnGlut1.1, whole genome shotgun sequence genomic region, the following are encoded:
- the LOC133857760 gene encoding ammonium transporter 3 member 1-like — protein MAAAPAIQLPEAYQAGSLAVPPWLNKGDNAWQMISATLVGLQSVPGLVILYGSVVKKKWAVNSAFMALYAFATVVICWVLWAYKMSFGHKLLPFWGKGGPALGQKFLLEMAKLPETTQYFGNGEIETGMARPYYPMATMVWFQCVFAAITLIILAGSLLARMNIKAWMMFVPLWLTFSYTVGAFSLWGGGFLFHWGVMDYSGGYVIHLSSGIAGFTAAYWVGPRSRKDRERFPPNNVILTLAGAGLLWMGWAGFNGGDPYAANIDSSIAVLNTNICAATSLLVWTWLDVIFFKKPSVIGAVQGMITGLVCITPGAGLVQGWAAIVMGILSGSVPWFTMMIVHKKSKLFQKIDDTLGVFHTHAVAGLLGGILTGLFAEPELCKLFLPITSSRGGVYGGSGGKQILKQIVGGLFIIGWNLVVTTIICLVINLVIPLRMPEADLLIGDDAVHGEEAYALWGDGEKYDPTKHDIYSDDTLHPKPSSGATQVV, from the exons ATGGCTGCTGCTCCAGCAATCCAGTTGCCGGAGGCGTACCAAGCCGGCTCTCTGGCGGTGCCGCCATGGCTGAACAAAGGCGACAACGCGTGGCAAATGATATCCGCCACGCTCGTCGGCCTACAAAGCGTGCCGGGGCTTGTCATACTCTACGGCAGTGTAGTAAAGAAAAAGTGGGCGGTGAATTCAGCTTTCATGGCTCTATACGCTTTTGCGACGGTAGTGATCTGTTGGGTATTATGGGCTTACAAGATGTCGTTCGGTCACAAGCTGCTTCCTTTCTGGGGAAAAGGCGGACCGGCTCTGGGGCAAAAGTTCCTCCTCGAAATGGCTAAGCTGCCTGAAACAACGCAGTACTTTGGTAACGGTGAAATCGAGACGGGCATGGCTCGGCCCTACTACCCCATGGCGACAATGGTGTGGTTTCAGTGCGTGTTTGCAGCGATCACGCTCATAATTTTAGCGGGGTCGCTGCTGGCGCGGATGAACATCAAGGCGTGGATGATGTTTGTGCCGCTCTGGCTTACTTTCTCTTACACTGTCGGAGCCTTCAGCTTGTGGGGTGGCGGATTCTTGTTCCATTGGGGTGTCATGGACTATTCCGGTGGTTATGTCATTCATCTTTCTTCAGGGATCGCCGGATTCACAGCTGCTTACTGG GTAGGACCAAGATCAAGAAAAGACAGGGAGAGATTTCCGCCAAACAACGTTATATTAACGCTGGCAGGAGCAGGGCTATTGTGGATGGGATGGGCGGGCTTCAACGGTGGAGATCCTTACGCAGCCAACATTGACTCATCTATTGCCGTCCTTAACACCAACATATGTGCCGCTACCAGTCTTCTAGTCTGGACGTGGCTCGATGTCATCTTCTTTAAGAAACCCTCAGTTATTGGAGCCGTACAAGGGATGATCACCGGGCTCGTTTGCATCACACCTGGTGCAG GTCTTGTTCAGGGATGGGCGGCTATAGTCATGGGAATATTGTCGGGCAGTGTTCCATGGTTCACCATGATGATCGTACACAAGAAGTCAAAATTGTTCCAGAAGATTGATGACACGCTGGGCGTGTTTCACACCCACGCGGTGGCCGGGTTGCTCGGCGGAATCCTTACAGGGCTCTTTGCAGAGCCCGAACTCTGCAAGCTCTTTCTACCCATCACGAGCTCCAGGGGAGGAGTGTATGGAGGATCCGGCGGGAAGCAGATCCTCAAACAGATCGTCGGTGGCTTGTTCATCATTGGATGGAACCTCGTCGTGACTACTATTATTTGCCTTGTTATAAATTTGGTGATTCCTTTACGCATGCCGGAAGCAGATTTGCTGATCGGGGACGACGCCGTTCACGGCGAGGAGGCCTACGCCTTGTGGGGTGATGGAGAGAAGTACGATCCTACTAAGCATGACATTTATTCTGATGATACATTGCACCCTAAGCCATCCAGTGGCGCTA